One stretch of Natronobacterium gregoryi SP2 DNA includes these proteins:
- a CDS encoding M14 family metallopeptidase: MKVAQIGSGTPDVAILAGVHGDEPCGVRAVERLLDEHPTVERPVKLVVANEKALERRVRFVDEDLNRAFPGDPDAKTHEGRLAHRLADELEGCLTFSMHSTQSYADPFAIVDGVTETATELCRQLPVEAMVETGAFAEGRLITEVQTIEVECGQQGSETAAQNANRLVRAFLTAVGALPGDTVERDLPVFRLTDVVPKAPADTYEVFVENFTEVEVGTPFAAADGEQQVAEEPFYPVLMSPNGYRDVFGYAAEKLEVVEAPTAAD; the protein is encoded by the coding sequence GTGAAAGTCGCACAGATCGGGTCGGGGACGCCCGACGTCGCGATTCTCGCTGGCGTTCACGGTGACGAGCCCTGTGGCGTTCGCGCCGTCGAGCGGCTTCTCGACGAGCACCCGACAGTCGAACGACCAGTCAAACTCGTCGTCGCCAACGAGAAGGCACTCGAGCGACGGGTGCGGTTCGTCGACGAGGACCTGAACCGGGCGTTCCCGGGCGATCCGGACGCGAAGACACACGAAGGACGGCTCGCCCATCGGCTGGCGGACGAACTCGAGGGCTGTCTCACGTTTTCGATGCACTCGACACAGAGCTACGCGGACCCGTTCGCGATCGTCGACGGCGTCACCGAGACCGCAACGGAGCTGTGTCGACAGCTTCCTGTCGAGGCGATGGTCGAGACCGGCGCGTTCGCCGAAGGGCGGCTGATCACCGAGGTCCAGACGATCGAGGTCGAGTGTGGCCAGCAAGGCTCGGAGACGGCAGCCCAGAACGCAAACCGTCTCGTGCGAGCGTTCCTGACGGCTGTCGGCGCGTTGCCGGGCGACACGGTCGAGCGCGACCTCCCGGTCTTCCGGCTCACCGACGTCGTCCCAAAAGCACCCGCAGACACCTACGAGGTATTCGTCGAGAACTTCACCGAGGTCGAGGTCGGAACCCCATTCGCAGCGGCCGACGGCGAGCAGCAGGTCGCCGAGGAGCCGTTCTATCCCGTCCTGATGTCGCCGAACGGCTACCGGGACGTCTTCGGCTACGCTGCAGAGAAACTCGAGGTCGTCGAAGCGCCGACGGCGGCCGATTAG
- a CDS encoding DUF309 domain-containing protein gives MDEHTTDPTVGPPPNRDDPPSGWLESANQWEHATLRQATIHGVRLFNAEAYHESHDCFEDEWYNYGRGRTESAFLHGMVQVAAGAYKRHDFENDDGMRSLFRTALQYLRGAPNDYYGVDVLEIRTTITNALEEPERIDGWQIRLDGTRPTARAIDWRPLEALED, from the coding sequence GTGGACGAGCACACGACCGACCCGACCGTCGGCCCACCGCCGAACCGCGACGATCCGCCGTCCGGCTGGCTCGAGTCTGCAAACCAGTGGGAGCACGCGACGCTCCGACAGGCGACGATTCACGGTGTTCGACTCTTCAACGCGGAAGCGTACCACGAGAGCCACGACTGTTTCGAGGACGAGTGGTACAACTACGGCCGCGGCCGGACCGAAAGCGCCTTTCTCCACGGAATGGTTCAGGTCGCCGCCGGCGCGTACAAACGCCACGACTTCGAGAACGACGACGGAATGCGATCGTTGTTCCGGACGGCACTGCAGTATCTCCGGGGAGCCCCCAACGACTACTACGGCGTCGACGTCCTCGAAATCCGGACGACGATTACGAACGCACTCGAAGAGCCCGAACGGATCGACGGCTGGCAGATCCGTCTTGACGGAACGCGGCCAACCGCGCGTGCGATCGACTGGAGGCCCCTCGAGGCGCTCGAGGACTGA